The stretch of DNA aacgaaaagGTGGTATAAAGTCAgactggcggccactctgactcgCCCATGCGGGCGCGTGTGGACATGGGTGCGAAGTGCGCCCAACCGCGCACTTCGCGgctgttgttttttttttttttttttctgccatTCCTGACATTAACTCTACATTTGCACGAGAATTATTTCTTCAAATATTATCCTTCACACCAGTTTAAGATTGCTTCTTCAAGATCATAGCCTGACATGAACCTCACAATATTTGTTGATGTAGTTGCTCTAACTATGAAGGCCAAAAATTTCCCTTTCATCTTCTAttttagattttcaaaataagtatttatttattgtaatttatcCATGCATATCATAAAATTgtattatctataaatttatttgatacTGTAACTATTGTCTACGAGACGAGGAgacagggccggattttagggcgtgcaagatgggcaACAGCACAGGATCCCAAAATTTAGAggcccctagtccagccctaggtccaatagttagtatatgtatttgcgTCAAAGAATGCTAGACAgctctttttaaataaaatatttgtagttAGTATTATCTTTAGAATTttgttcataataaataaagtttgaattcagcttttttgcatttttttctttgcaatttttcttcaattcgcagtttatttatactttgatagggtctcacttacttaccagcacagggccacgcaaataaaaaaatcggCTCTGTGAAGAGATATTTGGTCCAATCCTAAACGACTCAAGTACATGTGGTCATTTGCTAGGTTTTATCTAATCAACAAAATTGTCATGTAGCACGTATGACATTGATAACTTGTAACGTTCTATCACgcaaaaagaagatgaaatacacatttgtttttattacaTGCTTCCTGTCACGCCCCACTTCTAGGACATGACCCGGCCGTATCGTTACGTGAAAACCTGTAACAATACGAAGCCTAACCATACATACCTCTCGAAACCTTCATAACAACACttgaatacataataattctACAACAAAGAACTAGTTCTTCCCAAAACACTCATCAATTCaccactattaaatatttacaatcaaTAGTAGTATGTCCAAAATGCATCACAAGCACCAAAATCAAGCACAAGGGATTACCAGAAATACAAAGGGTCGAAGGGAATATCCGAATAACCAAAAGCTCGTGATATGCTCCAATACTAGGACTAAGTTTTCTGATCTCCTAGTTTCAAAAGTCACCTTCAAGATCCCACCACTTGCGCCTCGTACTATTCACATATCCTTAACTACTCTAAAACATGaggaaaaatacaaataatgagCTAATGCCCAGTAAGTGATACCCTTCTCAACCCGGATCAAGTAACCTTAAAGCTTTAGAGTAATTTAATAGGTGCAAATCACGATCTTCAAACTgtatcgaagccatataattcCATCATACCATACACAGGTTCTCCAAAGTAGAAACTTTAGCTTTAGCTACATGGGCATcaacattatttcataacacaatactTCAAAGCTCAAATCATTCTTTAACCCATGACTTATTGGCAAACTACACCCACCATTATACCTTGTGGCATAGGCCATTATCGGTATAATGATCTAATaagactcgacgattcggaatgagtcaggctcgacgattcggaatgagccGGATGGAACgttccaacaaataattcaaaagtaaagactcgacgattcggaatgagtcaagctcgacgattcggaatgagcatttaggaacgttccaagccgaaaaaaataaatacaaattgtaggttgcctcatgagtttggtcaaacattccaaataattcttataatcaaatagcccATTGTAGCAAAAATCGTTTCCTTAACATACACCACATAACAAAGTACATATCCAAAAGTAATATGAAATCCGTATAGCTCATAACTTGGCAAAACAAATCTGActtcataaactaataattgcCAAATAACTTACTTGATCCTCTCTTATAGCAAAACCCCTTAGTACAAATCACACTTACAATTAAAGTCCAAAAGGTCATGTTCACCTATTCACAAAATCCATACTTAGGCATGCCCAAAGATATCTATAATCAAGTTTAATAGtccaaaaacatatcatagcaCTTCTTCAAAcatatacttaaaaattaataataataactcataAATCGCATAATAGTGAACTCACACTTTAACAATCATAAATAGCTTGAGTCATACTATATCAAAAGCCCAACATATTGTTAACTCAAACTAATCCTAAAATGGGTATTCCAATTGGTAGATATTCCAAATAAGTTATGGGTTTtgcaaaataaggagagaagaGTTAACCACTTACCTAAAACATCCAAATCTTAGCTATTTAGCTCACCCAAATACTCCTTGTCAAAAccctaatattttcaaagcatcACTCTTAGGGCTCCAATGATAAACCCAACTAAAAAAGAGTGAAATATGAAGGTCAAACTTACCTTGAATACTCCAAAAATTACTTGACCTAAGCTTGAAGAATATGGAGATCAAAGCTTCAAGATTTTTCCTTCCCTTATCTCTCTAGCAACTCTCCTTATCTTCTTTCAAAATGAGTTATATTCTTGCAAATGGGATATTTATCAAGACAAGTGATTCCTTAACCTTTAAGTGTAAGGAAGGGTAATTTGGTAATTTTATCCAAGGTCAAATTAAGAAGCTTTGACTTGTTGACTTCACTTAATAAACATAAGTATAAttgtttttctaaaaatatgGGTATTACACTTCCATCAAAGATTACATCTTTATTATGTGTTGATCTATTTGTAACGTAATGAATTTTTCTGTTAATGGTTATTATGTGTTGATCTGTTGATGATTATTAGGTTATTATGTGTTGATCtattgatgattattattatgtgttGACCTATTTGTAACGTAATGAAATTTTCTGTTGATGATGTTATGATTGAGAACCTCTCATTTATATGAAAATGCTTTAATGACTAGAAATTGGCCTATTTATGGCATGAATTTTTCTGACTATCAAATGCCTTAACATTGTTAGATGAACTAATTtacgcacaaaaaaaaaaggagcagCATAATTGAGGTAATTTATATTAACAAAAGCAAATAGTATTTCTTAATTGCCCACAATGCTAGCTGATTACAATTCCCTCATGCTGAACAACTTAGAAAACACTTCAATTTACAACACAACCTTTGCTTACATTTCTAAGCTACAACCAAATAGAACCCATGGAGATTCACTATACTAAATTTCATAAAGGCTAAAACCATGGGTATCGGACCAATCATCACGCATAGACGTATGGTAATTGCCCGCGTAGAAAATTTGTGCGTTTGGAGATGCACGAGGGAAGCATTCCAACTTCCTTTGGATTTTCACCTCCGAGGCATTCATACCCCAAGACTTCACAATAACAACTCTTTCTAGCGCAGGGGATTTTGAGAGCAGCATTTTCATAAAAAGCATTTCAAGTGAGAATTCCCTGAATGATTCAATCTTGATTGTGTTAAGCATCTTCAACTCTTGAATAACAAAGCCACTGTTTGGTTCCTCCAAAAGCCTTGAAGCATCTTCTTTGTCATCCTTCCAACAGGACTATAactcaagaagaaatgaaaaacaagCACAACTATGAGACATTTGAATAAGCAAAACAAGAAGAATCTTACATGATTGCCAAATATATACTCTACCTTATACGCAATGATATGCAGTTCACATAGGTTGAGACATTTTTGAAGCAATTGCAAAGCAACGGCGAGTTGCTTCCGACAACCAAAATCTAAATCATATAGCTTCATTACTTGTAGATTTATTGCAGTTGGAAACACAGATACATCCATATGCTTAAAAAATAGGAACGAAGAAACAAAATTAGCCACCACAAGAACTTTAACAAGCTAGAAggtaaagaattatatatatccatgcATTGCATCAAGTAAAATGAGTTAGATTCTTACCCACAACGAAGAGCCACACAACCAAAGAGTCTTAATGACTTTCAAATGTGGCGCCAACCATCTCGACTTAACCTccaatatataatcaataacACACAACATTTCAAGCTTTGGAGGACTGATCTCAAACTTATTGATCCCACGACAAAATCCGAAAGCCAGCTTCTCAAGTTTAGGAATACTAATACTAGAGGCAATTCCATTAACACTGCGCTTAAATTCAACTTTGCAGAAAACTAATGAAGTGACGTTGGAAAATATACCACAAGCATTTACAGGCAAATCAATAAAGGGACCACGAACTATCAGTTGCTTAATTGTCCTGCAATAGAGTAAACAAAATGGTAGCTTATATTCCTCCTCATCAGTATCTAAACATATGTTAAGTTCCTCCACTCCATTTCTTGACAGAAAAAGACACCACCTATCAAAATAAGACTGTTGCGCCCTAGGATCATCAGATGAAATCCGTAGAGTAAATTTCTTAACCGGCTCGGCACGGAAAAAGAGGATATTATTGATTATGTTCACGAGGGTTATACCTTCATCATCATAGCACCGTTCGACACATTGCAAGAATTCCCAATCGAATGTAAGCCGCCCATGTTGCAACCAAACATCATTCCAGTGCTTTGAGAGCATAACAGTTCTGGCGGCCTCTGGGGTGCGCAAACACCCCAAAATTCTGTCCTTTACCTCTAAAGGCAGCTCACTTATTAAATCCCTACTTGCATCCGGTACGGCTTTGAGTCGCCCAgccattaaattgaaagaacaaTGAGGCGTCGGTCGAAATCGAAACCTAAAATCCTTCTATTATTCAACTGCAAGATTCCATATTTCgtaaataaaaaggaaattagGAAGCAAAgagttgtttaaaaaaaaaggaagctAAGAGTGGGAAAGAAAACAGAGATTGGGGAAAGTGACAGAAACCCTCACCTCTGATGTTTGGTCTGGGCCTTTGCGGGTTAGGAAAGCTGAAGGGAAACGGATCAGAATAGCATACGCCAGACGGAGAAGACTCTAAGAGAAGACTAAGGCCGGCCGCCGGTGGAGCTGAGGGGAGACTGGAGAATCGCGGTGGAGCTGAGTGGTTGAAGGGCgaaggattatatatatatatttaagagcaaataccaatttcgcagggtcagtagtactcaaaaaaaaatattgccaACTATGGTTATTTGAGTTTCAAAATGTTGAGAAGGCGCTGGAGAATGCGACAAAAGGCGACTCCTTTGTCGCATTCTTCTTTTTCGTTATCAGTGACTGTCGAACGGTCGCCGATCACTTTTTTGTCTGAAATATTTGCCGGAGAATAGGCGGATCCCTAATGACCTGTGACAGCAAGTTGTTTATTAATTGTTGATGAGtgtaattgcacatttaaaaagttaaagGGCTAATTGACATTTTAGCTAAAGTTTGAAggtctatttgattttttttcctattattttttagttttttctaGTTGTACATTAAATTCAAACATTCGTTTtcagagagaaaaagaaaatatttaatggctaaaattaatattaaatttaaaggAGTCAATGTGCCTCCACTAAAGCTAAAATCCACAACctcttatactttttttttttttttgaaaataaacttaTCATTCACCATAATAGAATCAAACAACACCAGAAAGAAACTGAGGGCTAGAATCCAGAAATACAACAGGACCTCCCTCAATATTACAAGAAGCATGATATGCCACAGTATGAGCGGCAATATTACTACTACGTTTAgcgaaaacaaaacaaacatacGGTAAAGATTTCAACAAAAGTCTAATGTCATGAATAATAGTCCCAAACAGAGAGAAATCTAGACCACCTTGTACCGCTCTAGTAACAACCTGGGCATCAGTTTCGAGGATCACCCGCTCCCAACCCATCAACTTTATCCAACTCAAAGCTTCCCTCGCCCCCATAGCTTCCGCTTCCCGAACCGAATATAGGCCCATCATGCTATTCATGCACACTCCAACCACAATACCCGTCTTATCACGACAAACCCAGCCAAAACCCATTCTCCGGTGATGCACAGCCATCGACACATCAATGTTTAGTTTCAAGTATCCTGGTGGCGGTGGCAGCCAACTTGTCGAGTCCAAAACAGCAGTATTAGAAATGAGTGCACATTCATGCGTAGCTACTGTCACTTTCTTCCAATTTTCATAAAATGCTAATGCATGTTGAACTACTGTTATAGGAGGCATACTAGTATTCTTCCAACACAGTGAGTTGCGGTTTTCCCATAATGCCCAGCACACCATGACCACCTTTTCTAGCATATTCTTTGAAAGCACATTCCACATCTCTGCAAGCCAAGACTGGGCAGAATCCACATAAGATAAGTTCCATGCAGCATCTAATTCACGCCAACAATCACGAGCAAAAGAGCAATATAATTCGCGAACAGGTGAACAACGGACTCATTTGCCAAGCCGCATAACATACACACCTGATCACAATTAACCCGcttcatatataataaatcCTTTGTTGGGAGACGCATTGAACAAAGAGTCCAGAAAAAACATTTATTAGCTTTTGGAGGTATATTCAAAGACCACACCCCGTCCACCCTAACTCCCTCTCCGTTCGCTCAATCCCCTTTGCAAGCCTATACGCACTCTTAACCGTGTAAAAACCCTTCTCCTCCCTGCCCCAATACATAGAATCCCCTACATTTGAAAGAGGAATAGGAACATTCATAATGAAGTCAACATCCCTTGGGCAAAACATATCTCTCAAAAGCTCATAGTCCCACTGTTTTTGACTTGGGCAAAACAAATTCTGGACACAAGGCTCATTTAAATAGATAGGCTCTGGGGTAGCAACAAAAGGGTTCTCAGCATCCGGTAACCACGGATCCCCCCACACCCTTACTTTACTTCCATCCCCTATTCTCCACCGCACACCCGCCCTTACCAGATTTGGAGATTCCCGAATACTTGACCACACAAAAGAAGGGTTAGACCCCACCCCTGCATTCAAGAAAGAAGAATTCGGGAAATATCGGGCTTTAAAGACCCTCGAGACAAGAGCATTAGGATACATAAGAAACCTCCACCCCTGCTTACCAAGTAAAGCTAAATTCATTTCTCTCACCGTGCGAAACCCCATCCCTCCTTGCATTTTAGGCTTGCACAGATCACCCCACGTACTCCACCTAATTCCTCTCCCCCCACGCCCTTCACACCCCCACCAATAGGAATTCATGATCCTTTCAATCTCCTCACACAAGCCCTTCGGTAATAAGAACATCTACATAGCATAATTAGGAATACTCTGCAGCACTGTTTTTAACAGAACCTCCCTACCAGCCCGAAAGGATGTTGTGGTTGGTACCAAATTGTTTCCTTGTTACCTCTTATACCAGGAAACAATTTGGTACCAACCACAACATCCTTGGCTTTTCTATCaccatttaatataatttgcacTAATGAATTATTGATTTCTCCTTTTAAAATGAATGAATTGTTTAAATTTCATTGGTTGGAATACTGAGTAAGtgatatttcaaaaatataaaattctaactcctaaattttaattgatgtccaattttttttttaaatcaatataAAACATTATGTTTTGCCTAGCATTTAACCTATAGATAATacattaatcaattaaaatttatcttatcaaatatatatatatagagtccccatcagatgcggccagttttccccgtgcggctgtgtggccttATTTGCACCATTAGATCTCATGATCTAAGgtttcatattaatccaaacaaaaCAGGCGCCGATCTTTAGCTATGCGAacgggaaggataatgttggcaattcactacaatttcaaaaccagatcagattAGACGACAAcggagacttgaagtcgacgagcactgagcaacaaacaccagacgagcgtagaagggactccatcaccaacaacgagcgctccgttatgaacaaaacgcataggtcgactccaacagataaacgagaatggagtaattcgcaatactctgtgcattatcaacattaatctggttcatatttgagataatattggtgtaattcgcaatagtaagtgtatttggtgtgtggtgtgttttaatctgagaactggtgcattttataacgtataatgatgtgttttaattttgttggtgcatttgaattgagtggtgtatttcggtatggttgggaatggtgtgttttaatttgtccagtggtgcattttataacggaatggtgtgttttaatttgtccagtggtgcattttataacgtaatggtgtgttttaatttgtccagtggtgcattttataacgtataatggtgtgttttaacttttaatacacatggtggtgaattttacgagagtagttgcatttggtgtgtggtggttatgtggtgtgttttaatttaagaactggtgcattttagtatgtagaatggtgtgttttaataatacgtttgttggtgtattctgtactctaaaattaccttcccacttacaattaccataaagcccccacttaagttacgcgaattaaacttcctaaatcttaatatataacctccaccgtcaGATCACCTCCATCCAGCGGCATACCTTTGGCCACACGACCGCACGTAATGCACaggccgcatttgattaattttctatatatatatatatatatatataatcatatattcagcaacattcacaattttaatccaaatacatgttataagagttaattccatttttggtcctagatttataggtggcattccacttttagtcctttttttaaaaaacatccaattttggtcctagtattattgtggcatgaccatttttggtccttcgtcaagaaaacagtttaaatttcgtctaaaacaagagcatttcagtcttcaattttgattttgtttcaaaaaataaacataaaaaatatagcgagtcaacctactttgtataaaaaggatcaaatgtcattgtatttaacggcatttcaatgattttcttgatgaaggaccaaaaatggtcatgccacaataatactaggaccaaaagtggatgttttttaaaaaaaggactaaaagtggaatgccacctataaatctaggaccaaaaatggaattaactcttattgcCATAATATGCTTTGCATCTAAAGATGCGATGAATGTCAGATTTAAGTCAAAAAATTTAGatgtatttttctatttattaaaaatattttgaagaggacccaaattaaattattgtacaAGACTTGTTTTATCCAGTAATTATACCATTGACAGTGGTTCACCTTGCAATGCAAGCTtagttcaaaattttaatttcttaattttttcatttttttatacaaataaaattagtgtgtgtgtgtgtatagacacacacattattaaaaactctaattgaaaatttttaatcactctattgatatatttttttagatttttaaaactaaatctacatgtatataaaGTCATCACTTTAGGTAAATTTGATTCATAAAAGCCACTAGGGTaagtataataatttattactcttaagtatataaaatttacaactataagggtgtgtttggttcgtacatggAATCAGAATCGGGACAGAagtcaaatacttggtaatggtatgagtattggtgaaaatattttacatgtttggtagtatgatgaaattagaatgattatcaatacaTACTAATGTTTAGTTATGTACGCCCCATAATGGAAATacaggttttaaaaatacaaaatcaaaacatcaaggcaattgatcctaatataatgacattccAAAATACCAATATATATGagcaaaaaattcaaaataaaattctaaaagcactaatccaatcttaaaaatcatattatatctactataataataagagccaaagagagttaggcataaaatgggtagaaaaaatggcggtcaaattatttaatcaaatggatggttcagattgtttagatttatatttttccttgagatttcctaatttatccttagttatatgattatccgttaagttttccgttaaatattatcttctccgttaatattccgttaacttttaacttacccattaatttctataagaaaggtcttaggtttgaacctcatctcaatcaaatttgacataattaagtttctcactctattttactcttattaaattataaataaattagtagctacaacaaaaaatgatacatatgtatttctttaatttataattatgtgtctacaatacctttatttgaaaaaattattcattatcaaaaaattaaattaaataagagaaataatttcttagttatattgtctttattttctctaatgcaaagattctttacattcaaatttatcaattgatattcattacattgtccattatcttatttttacaatatcttgtaattaaatatcaaaggtatagtacaaaataatgttatatatttatttaccaagtattttattaatactatgaaaaagatttttttaaaaataatttgaagctaattatattaactacttggagattgGTTTACAAAGAGATCAGAGTACTCaaatacccaacaaattgaagcgaaatcactctattttattcttattgatttactagttttatacgcgcattgcgcgaatgggttaatgccaatgtttatatttaaataaatatttgaaagtatatcaatgcaagattatataggagaagttcatacatgggtaattgaatgtcgagtttttttttatttaaatatctaactcaaagtatatgaatccaatataatgtagaaaattcattataattattactaaaataaatgtttgtaaccttgtaaaatcgatagtctaaatattttgtctaaaaatgatagtctaaatatatactacttttaatttgaatttttctaataagtgttcttaattctcttttgactAACATTGTcatgtcttcatctttactatttgttctcttcctttttgttggtagtgtgttatttgcaattcggttacattattgttggtagcatagatgacaacgtcatgcaatgagattatgatataggagttatgaactttcctttaggtgttctgcttggggttcatttggttcaaccattattgttgaatgagttattgtggataaagaaatccctagtttaagaaaaaaattaaataaattaataaaaatttgaaaatttaaaatattatatattccaaagatattaaaaggtagtttctcgctacaatttgttg from Ipomoea triloba cultivar NCNSP0323 chromosome 7, ASM357664v1 encodes:
- the LOC116025811 gene encoding F-box/FBD/LRR-repeat protein At1g13570-like, translated to MAGRLKAVPDASRDLISELPLEVKDRILGCLRTPEAARTVMLSKHWNDVWLQHGRLTFDWEFLQCVERCYDDEGITLVNIINNILFFRAEPVKKFTLRISSDDPRAQQSYFDRWCLFLSRNGVEELNICLDTDEEEYKLPFCLLYCRTIKQLIVRGPFIDLPVNACGIFSNVTSLVFCKVEFKRSVNGIASSISIPKLEKLAFGFCRGINKFEISPPKLEMLCVIDYILEVKSRWLAPHLKVIKTLWLCGSSLWHMDVSVFPTAINLQVMKLYDLDFGCRKQLAVALQLLQKCLNLCELHIIAYKSCWKDDKEDASRLLEEPNSGFVIQELKMLNTIKIESFREFSLEMLFMKMLLSKSPALERVVIVKSWGMNASEVKIQRKLECFPRASPNAQIFYAGNYHTSMRDDWSDTHGFSLYEI